A genomic window from Balaenoptera acutorostrata chromosome 20, mBalAcu1.1, whole genome shotgun sequence includes:
- the SRCIN1 gene encoding SRC kinase signaling inhibitor 1 isoform X3 — MDHLKSKYPQHALALRSQQDRMREQTRSSRHTQGAQPGLADQAAKLSYASAESLETMSEAELPLGFSRMNRFRQSLPLSRSTSQTKLRSPGVLFLQFGEETRRVHITHEVSSLDTLHALIAHMFPQKLTMGMLKSPNTAILIKDEARNVFYELEDVRDIQDRSIIKIYRKEPLYAAFPGSHLTNGDLRREMVYASRESSPTRRLNNLSPAPHLASGSPPPGLPSGLPSGSPSRSRLSYAGGRPPSYAGSPVHHAAERLGSAPAAPGVSPSPSAILERRDVKPDEDLAGKAGGMVLVKGEGLYADPYGLLHEGRLSLAAAAGDPFAYPGAGGLYKRGSVRSLSTYSAAALQSDLEDSLYKAAAGGGPLYGDGYGFRLPPSSPQKLADVAAPPGGPPPPHSPYSGPPSRGSPVRQSFRKDSGSSSVFAESPGGKTRSTGASSTAGAPPPELFPGPGERPLVGFGPPVPAKDTETRERMEAMEKQIASLTGLVQSALLRGSEPETPSEKIEGSNGAATPSAPCGSGSRSSGATPVSGPPPPSASSTPAGQPTAINRLQMQLHLRGLQNSTNDLRSQLQQLRKLQLQNLESLRALLKGTEAELSMRVSEAARRQEDPLQRQRTLVEEERLRYLNDEELITQQLNDLEKSVEKIQRDVSHNHRLVPGPELEEKALVLKQLGETLTELKAHFPGLQSKMRVVLRVEVEAVKFLKEEPQRLDGLLKRCRGVTDTLAQIRRQVDEGAWPPPSNLLNQSPKKVTAETDFNKSLDFEMPPPSPPLKLHEMSGPTEGAPPTPKAGNPTKGLDTPGKRSVDKAVSVEAAERDWEEKRAALTQYSAKDINRLLEETQAELLKAIPDLDCGSKAHPGPAPTPDHKPPKMPHGQKATPRMEPSGRRGSDELTVPRYRTEKPSKSPPPPPPRRSFPSSHGLTTTRTGEVVVTSKKDSAFIKKAESEELEVQKPQVKLRRAVSEVARPASTPPIMASAIKDEDDEDRIIAELEVFERSSVSPLPPTPCRQPIPTLLFPQDPGPPGGSAPGPTWKAAAGPRPFCVPRIILTECAPKPPSPPEARLEDPGLRTTPTPRPRTLAGSGRGWGNPWAPPGLMAEVSQPRNSSMLEKEGAALKRLETGSCSPEKEGAGVPCSRGPAPDRTQEPSAAETYPEETLKDSGHDAQPCSGESRGQHAAGLGRTGRGASTQRMDSLEETLRELEATLSQMGTAPAAGSPGSPPPPAPGPQVAASCPVLSSYLPAPVFRAGGSGRLQEHHGSPLLPLAFSQPRHPPGSPVPGWVCRQSPWQAGKLACPGISLTSRGGDQGLSPLPCICKPTNKVLSPFSIPTLPSSSPV; from the exons ACCCGCAGCTCGCGCCACACTCAGGGAGCCCAGCCTGGGCTGGCAGACCAGGCGGCCAAGCTGTCATACGCCTCGGCTGAGTCACTGGAGACCATGTCGGAGGCGGAGCTGCCCCTGGGCTTCAGTAGGATGAACCGCTTCCGACAGAGCCTGCCCCTCTCCCGCTCAACCAGCCAGACCAAGCTGCGCTCACCAG GGGTGCTGTTCCTGCAGTTCGGGGAGGAGACTCGGCGCGTGCACATCACGCACGAGGTCAGCAGCCTGGACACGCTGCACGCACTCATCGCGCACATGTTCCCGCAGAAGCTCACCATGGGCATGCTGAAGTCGCCCAACACAGCCATCCTCATCAAGGACGAGGCTCGCAACGTCTTCTACGAGTTGGAGGACGTCCG ggacATCCAGGACCGCAGTATTATCAAGATCTATAGGAAGGAGCCACTCTACGCCGCTTTCCCTGGCTCACACCTCACCAACGGGGACCTCCGG AGAGAGATGGTGTATGCGTCGCGGGAGTCGTCGCCCACGCGGCGCCTCAACAACCTGTCGCCGGCGCCGCACCTGGCCTCCGGTTCGCCGCCGCCGGGGCTACCGTCGGGGTTGCCGTCGGGCTCGCCGTCGCGCTCGCGCCTGTCGTACGCCGGGGGCCGCCCGCCCTCCTACGCCGGCAGCCCCGTGCACCACGCGGCCGAGCGGCTGGGAAGCGCCCCCGCCGCCCCGGGCGTTAGCCCGAGCCCCAGCGCCATCCTGGAGCGGCGCGACGTGAAGCCGGATGAGGACCTGGCGGGCAAGGCGGGCGGCATGGTGCTGGTGAAGGGCGAGGGCCTCTACGCCGACCCCTACGGGCTGCTCCACGAGGGCCGCCTGAGCCTGGCCGCGGCCGCCGGCGACCCATTCGCCTACCCGGGCGCCGGTGGCCTGTACAAGCGCGGCTCGGTGCGCTCACTCAGCACCTACTCGGCCGCCGCGCTGCAGTCCGACCTGGAGGACTCGCTGTACAAGGCGGCGGCCGGAGGCGGCCCGCTCTACGGCGACGGCTACGGCTTCCGCCTGCCGCCCTCGTCGCCGCAGAAGCTGGCCGACGTGGCTGCGCCCCCCGGGGGCCCCCCGCCGCCGCACAGCCCCTACTCGGGGCCGCCCAGCCGCGGCTCGCCGGTGCGCCAGTCCTTCCGCAAGGATTCAGGCTCCTCGTCGGTCTTCGCCGAGAGCCCCGGAGGCAAGACCCGCAGCACCGGGGCCTCCTCAACGGCTGGAGCCCCCCCTCCCGAGCTCTTCCCCGGGCCTGGGGAGCGCCCGCTCGTTGGGTTTGGGCCGCCTGTGCCAGCCAAGGACACGGAGACCAG GGAGCGCATGGAGGCCATGGAGAAGCAAATTGCCAGCCTCACCGGCCTGGTGCAGAGTGCCCTACTGCGAGGTTCGGAGCCAGAGACCCCCAG TGAGAAGATCGAAGGCTCCAATGGAGCAGCCACCCCCTCAGCAC CCTGCGGGTCAGGCAGCCGGAGCAGCGGGGCCACCCCAGTGTCCGGCCCTCCCCCGCCCTCGGCCAGCAGCACGCCTGCGGGGCAGCCCACTGCCATCAACCGTTTGCAGATGCAGCTACACCTGCGTGGCCTGCAGAACAGCACCAATGACCTGCGCAGCCAGCTTCAGCAATTGCGGAAGCTCCAG CTACAGAACCTGGAGTCTTTGCGCGCGCTGCTGAAGGGCACGGAGGCGGAGCTGAGCATGCGCGTGTCGGAGGCGGCGCGGCGGCAGGAGGACCCGCTGCAGCGGCAGCGCACCCTAGTGGAGGAGGAGCGGCTGCGCTACCTCAACGACGAGGAGCTCATTACCCAGCAGCTCAA TGACCTAGAGAAGTCGGTGGAGAAGATCCAGAGGGACGTGTCCCACAACCACCGACTGGTGCCTGGGCCCGAGCTGGAAGAGAAGGCGCTGGTGCTGAAGCAGCTCGGGGAGACGCTGACTGAACTCAAGG cTCACTTCCCAGGCCTGCAGAGCAAGATGCGGGTAGTGCTGCGTGTGGAGGTGGAGGCAGTGAAGTTCCTGAAGGAGGAGCCACAGCGCCTGGATGGGCTACTCAAGCGCTGCCGTGGGGTCACAGACACGCTGGCCCAGATCCGAAG GCAAGTGGACGAAGGTGCGTGGCCACCCCCCAGCAACCTCCTGAATCAGTCCCCCAAGAAGGTGACAGCCGAGACTGACTTCAACAAGAGCTTAGACTTTGAAATGCCACCCCCCAGCCCTCCACTGAAGCTCCACGAGATGAGCGGGCCAACCGAGGGGGCCCCTCCGACCCCGAAGGCGGGCAACCCCACCAAAGGCCTGGACACTCCTGGCAAGAGAAGCGTGGACAAGGCTGTGTCTGTTGAG GCTGCCGAGCGGGACTGGGAGGAGAAGCGGGCAGCCCTGACCCAGTACAGCGCCAAGGACATCAACCGGCTTCTGGAGGAGACACAGGCAGAGCTGCTGAAGGCCATCCCTGACCTGGACTGTGGGAGCAAGGCCCACCCAggcccagcccccacccctgaCCACAAGCCCCCCAAGATGCCCCACGGCCAGAAGGCAACCCCCCGAATGGAGCCCAGTGGAAGGAGAGGCTCAG ATGAGCTGACAGTGCCCCGATACCGCACGGAGAAGCCCTCCAAGtcgcccccgccgccccctccccgccggaGCTTCCCCTCCTCCCATGGCCTGACCACCACGCGCACTGGAGAGGTCGTGGTCACCAGCAAGAAGGACTCGGCCTTCATCAAG AAGGCCGAGTCTGAGGAGCTGGAGGTGCAGAAGCCCCAAGTGAAGCTGCGCCGAGCCGTGTCCGAGGTGGCCCGCCCGGCCTCCACACCCCCCATCATGGCCTCTGCCATCAAGGATGAGGACGATGAGGACCGCATCATCGCAGAGCTGGAG GTGTTTGAGAGAAGCTCagtgtctcccctcccccccacgcCCTGCCGCCAGCCGATCCCCACCTTGCTGTTCCCCCAGGACCCGGGGCCTCCTGGGGGCTCAGCCCCGGGCCCCACATGGAAG GCTGCCGCAGGCCCCAGGCCCTTCTGCGTCCCCCGGATCATCTTGACAGAGTGTGCCCCCAAACCTCCCTCTCCACCAGAGGCCAGGCTTGAGGATCCTGGTCTTAGGACAACCCCTACCCCACGACCCCGGACCCTGGCTGgcagtgggaggggctggggtaaTCCATGGGCCCCTCCAGGGCTAATGGCTGAGGTTTCCCAGCCCAGGAACAGCTCGATGCTGGAGAAGGAAGGGGCGGCTCTGAAGAGACTGGAGACAGGGAGCTGCAGCCCAGAAAAGGAAGGAGCTGGGGTCCCCTGTTCTCGGGGACCTGCCCCAGACAGGACCCAGGAGCCCTCCGCTGCCGAGACCTACCCAGAGGAGACCCTCAAAGACTCTGGACACGACGCCCAACCCTGCAGCGGGGAGAGCAGGGGTCAGCATGCTGCTGGCCTGGGCCGCACGGGGCGCGGTGCCTCCACCCAGCGGATGGACAGCCTGGAGGAGACGCTCCGGGAGCTGGAAGCCACCCTGAGCCAGATGGGCACGGCCCCTGCCGCGGGGTCTCctggcagccccccacccccggcccctggTCCCCAGGTGGCTGCCTCCTGCCCCGTCCTCTCCTCTTATCTTCCTGCTCCCGTCTTCAGAGCTGGAGGGAGTGGGAGGCTGCAGGAGCACCACGGCAGCCCCCTCCTCCCGCTGGCCTTCTCTCAGCCCCGCCACCCTCCTGGGAGCCCGGTGCCAGGCTGGGTTTGCAGGCAGAGCCCCTGGCAGGCTGGGAAGCTGGCCTGCCCAGGGATCAGCCTAACCAGCCGTGGCGGGGACCAGggcctctcccctctgccctgtATCTGTAAACCGACAAATAAagttctttcccccttttccatccccacactcccctcctcctctcctgtctga
- the SRCIN1 gene encoding SRC kinase signaling inhibitor 1 isoform X8 encodes MLSADDAEYPREYRTLGGGGGGGGSGGRRFSNVGLVHTSERRHTVIAAQSLEALSGLQKADADRKRDAFMDHLKSKYPQHALALRSQQDRMREQQPNYWSFKTRSSRHTQGAQPGLADQAAKLSYASAESLETMSEAELPLGFSRMNRFRQSLPLSRSTSQTKLRSPGVLFLQFGEETRRVHITHEVSSLDTLHALIAHMFPQKLTMGMLKSPNTAILIKDEARNVFYELEDVRDIQDRSIIKIYRKEPLYAAFPGSHLTNGDLRREMVYASRESSPTRRLNNLSPAPHLASGSPPPGLPSGLPSGSPSRSRLSYAGGRPPSYAGSPVHHAAERLGSAPAAPGVSPSPSAILERRDVKPDEDLAGKAGGMVLVKGEGLYADPYGLLHEGRLSLAAAAGDPFAYPGAGGLYKRGSVRSLSTYSAAALQSDLEDSLYKAAAGGGPLYGDGYGFRLPPSSPQKLADVAAPPGGPPPPHSPYSGPPSRGSPVRQSFRKDSGSSSVFAESPGGKTRSTGASSTAGAPPPELFPGPGERPLVGFGPPVPAKDTETRERMEAMEKQIASLTGLVQSALLRGSEPETPSEKIEGSNGAATPSAPCGSGSRSSGATPVSGPPPPSASSTPAGQPTAINRLQMQLHLRGLQNSTNDLRSQLQQLRKLQLQNLESLRALLKGTEAELSMRVSEAARRQEDPLQRQRTLVEEERLRYLNDEELITQQLNDLEKSVEKIQRDVSHNHRLVPGPELEEKALVLKQLGETLTELKAHFPGLQSKMRVVLRVEVEAVKFLKEEPQRLDGLLKRCRGVTDTLAQIRRQVDEGAWPPPSNLLNQSPKKVTAETDFNKSLDFEMPPPSPPLKLHEMSGPTEGAPPTPKAGNPTKGLDTPGKRSVDKAVSVEAAERDWEEKRAALTQYSAKDINRLLEETQAELLKAIPDLDCGSKAHPGPAPTPDHKPPKMPHGQKATPRMEPSGRRGSDELTVPRYRTEKPSKSPPPPPPRRSFPSSHGLTTTRTGEVVVTSKKDSAFIKKAESEELEVQKPQVKLRRAVSEVARPASTPPIMASAIKDEDDEDRIIAELESGGGSVPPMKVVTPGTSRLKAAQGQAGSPDKGKHGKQRAEYMRIQAQQQATKPSKEMSGSNETSSPVSEKPSASRTSIPVLTSFGARNSSISF; translated from the exons ACCCGCAGCTCGCGCCACACTCAGGGAGCCCAGCCTGGGCTGGCAGACCAGGCGGCCAAGCTGTCATACGCCTCGGCTGAGTCACTGGAGACCATGTCGGAGGCGGAGCTGCCCCTGGGCTTCAGTAGGATGAACCGCTTCCGACAGAGCCTGCCCCTCTCCCGCTCAACCAGCCAGACCAAGCTGCGCTCACCAG GGGTGCTGTTCCTGCAGTTCGGGGAGGAGACTCGGCGCGTGCACATCACGCACGAGGTCAGCAGCCTGGACACGCTGCACGCACTCATCGCGCACATGTTCCCGCAGAAGCTCACCATGGGCATGCTGAAGTCGCCCAACACAGCCATCCTCATCAAGGACGAGGCTCGCAACGTCTTCTACGAGTTGGAGGACGTCCG ggacATCCAGGACCGCAGTATTATCAAGATCTATAGGAAGGAGCCACTCTACGCCGCTTTCCCTGGCTCACACCTCACCAACGGGGACCTCCGG AGAGAGATGGTGTATGCGTCGCGGGAGTCGTCGCCCACGCGGCGCCTCAACAACCTGTCGCCGGCGCCGCACCTGGCCTCCGGTTCGCCGCCGCCGGGGCTACCGTCGGGGTTGCCGTCGGGCTCGCCGTCGCGCTCGCGCCTGTCGTACGCCGGGGGCCGCCCGCCCTCCTACGCCGGCAGCCCCGTGCACCACGCGGCCGAGCGGCTGGGAAGCGCCCCCGCCGCCCCGGGCGTTAGCCCGAGCCCCAGCGCCATCCTGGAGCGGCGCGACGTGAAGCCGGATGAGGACCTGGCGGGCAAGGCGGGCGGCATGGTGCTGGTGAAGGGCGAGGGCCTCTACGCCGACCCCTACGGGCTGCTCCACGAGGGCCGCCTGAGCCTGGCCGCGGCCGCCGGCGACCCATTCGCCTACCCGGGCGCCGGTGGCCTGTACAAGCGCGGCTCGGTGCGCTCACTCAGCACCTACTCGGCCGCCGCGCTGCAGTCCGACCTGGAGGACTCGCTGTACAAGGCGGCGGCCGGAGGCGGCCCGCTCTACGGCGACGGCTACGGCTTCCGCCTGCCGCCCTCGTCGCCGCAGAAGCTGGCCGACGTGGCTGCGCCCCCCGGGGGCCCCCCGCCGCCGCACAGCCCCTACTCGGGGCCGCCCAGCCGCGGCTCGCCGGTGCGCCAGTCCTTCCGCAAGGATTCAGGCTCCTCGTCGGTCTTCGCCGAGAGCCCCGGAGGCAAGACCCGCAGCACCGGGGCCTCCTCAACGGCTGGAGCCCCCCCTCCCGAGCTCTTCCCCGGGCCTGGGGAGCGCCCGCTCGTTGGGTTTGGGCCGCCTGTGCCAGCCAAGGACACGGAGACCAG GGAGCGCATGGAGGCCATGGAGAAGCAAATTGCCAGCCTCACCGGCCTGGTGCAGAGTGCCCTACTGCGAGGTTCGGAGCCAGAGACCCCCAG TGAGAAGATCGAAGGCTCCAATGGAGCAGCCACCCCCTCAGCAC CCTGCGGGTCAGGCAGCCGGAGCAGCGGGGCCACCCCAGTGTCCGGCCCTCCCCCGCCCTCGGCCAGCAGCACGCCTGCGGGGCAGCCCACTGCCATCAACCGTTTGCAGATGCAGCTACACCTGCGTGGCCTGCAGAACAGCACCAATGACCTGCGCAGCCAGCTTCAGCAATTGCGGAAGCTCCAG CTACAGAACCTGGAGTCTTTGCGCGCGCTGCTGAAGGGCACGGAGGCGGAGCTGAGCATGCGCGTGTCGGAGGCGGCGCGGCGGCAGGAGGACCCGCTGCAGCGGCAGCGCACCCTAGTGGAGGAGGAGCGGCTGCGCTACCTCAACGACGAGGAGCTCATTACCCAGCAGCTCAA TGACCTAGAGAAGTCGGTGGAGAAGATCCAGAGGGACGTGTCCCACAACCACCGACTGGTGCCTGGGCCCGAGCTGGAAGAGAAGGCGCTGGTGCTGAAGCAGCTCGGGGAGACGCTGACTGAACTCAAGG cTCACTTCCCAGGCCTGCAGAGCAAGATGCGGGTAGTGCTGCGTGTGGAGGTGGAGGCAGTGAAGTTCCTGAAGGAGGAGCCACAGCGCCTGGATGGGCTACTCAAGCGCTGCCGTGGGGTCACAGACACGCTGGCCCAGATCCGAAG GCAAGTGGACGAAGGTGCGTGGCCACCCCCCAGCAACCTCCTGAATCAGTCCCCCAAGAAGGTGACAGCCGAGACTGACTTCAACAAGAGCTTAGACTTTGAAATGCCACCCCCCAGCCCTCCACTGAAGCTCCACGAGATGAGCGGGCCAACCGAGGGGGCCCCTCCGACCCCGAAGGCGGGCAACCCCACCAAAGGCCTGGACACTCCTGGCAAGAGAAGCGTGGACAAGGCTGTGTCTGTTGAG GCTGCCGAGCGGGACTGGGAGGAGAAGCGGGCAGCCCTGACCCAGTACAGCGCCAAGGACATCAACCGGCTTCTGGAGGAGACACAGGCAGAGCTGCTGAAGGCCATCCCTGACCTGGACTGTGGGAGCAAGGCCCACCCAggcccagcccccacccctgaCCACAAGCCCCCCAAGATGCCCCACGGCCAGAAGGCAACCCCCCGAATGGAGCCCAGTGGAAGGAGAGGCTCAG ATGAGCTGACAGTGCCCCGATACCGCACGGAGAAGCCCTCCAAGtcgcccccgccgccccctccccgccggaGCTTCCCCTCCTCCCATGGCCTGACCACCACGCGCACTGGAGAGGTCGTGGTCACCAGCAAGAAGGACTCGGCCTTCATCAAG AAGGCCGAGTCTGAGGAGCTGGAGGTGCAGAAGCCCCAAGTGAAGCTGCGCCGAGCCGTGTCCGAGGTGGCCCGCCCGGCCTCCACACCCCCCATCATGGCCTCTGCCATCAAGGATGAGGACGATGAGGACCGCATCATCGCAGAGCTGGAG AGTGGCGGTGGCAGTGTGCCGCCCATGAAGGTGGTGACTCCGGGGACCTCTCGGCTGAAGGCggcccagggccaggcaggcagCCCCGACAAAGGCAAGCATGGCAAGCAGAGGGCCGAGTACATGAGGATCCAGGCCCAGCAGCAG GCCACTAAACCGTCTAAAGAGATGAGCGGGTCGAATGAGACCTCAAGCCCAGTCTCAGAAAAGCCCTCGGCTTCCAGAACCTCCATTCCCGTATTGACTTCCTTTGGGGCGAGGAATTCTTCCATCTCCTTCTAG